In Flavobacterium hankyongi, the genomic window AATTTGTATAGTTTTTTGGACTGTTCAACTTCTTTTCATCCACCTTCAATTATTTCTTAAAGTTTTTGAACAAAATATGTGCTTTAAAGGCTTCCTATTCTGTATAGGTTGCCAAAGTGTTTGTGTTCAAAATCGTTTGGGAGTTATTTCCCGAACAAAATTCTTATAAACTTTAATAAATAAAAAAATGAAACGAGGCTTTTCAAGTTGTTTTATAATGACTTTTGTTTGCCAAGTTCCATCTTTTACAATAAATAATAAAATACAAAAAAGATGAAATTTCAATTAAAAAATATAGTTGCCGTGATGGCAATGGCTCTTGCATTTGTTTCTTGTTCAAACGATGATGAAAATCCTGCAAATAATATTACTGGAACTGGAAAATTAGATGTTGAATATGATAATGTTTTTGGAAGCGCTGACTTAATTCTTAATTCGCAGGCAAATGTTACCTCTCAAGGTGAAACCCTAAACGTATCGGATGTAAAATATATAATTAGCAATATCGTTTTGACAAAAGAAGACGGATCAACTTTTGTTTATCCAAAAGCTCAAGGTTATTTCATTGTTAGTGAAGCAAATGAGGCTTCTCGTGTTTTGAAATTAGAAAATATTCCTGCTGGAAATTATACTAAGATCAAGTTTGGTATAGGAGTTGATGAGGCACAATACAATGCAGGTCAAACAGTTCAAGGAGATTTCTTTGCTTATGCTCAAGATGAGGACATGGCTTGGAGTTGGAGCGCAGGCTATAAACATTTACTTTTTGAAGGTATGTTTACTTCTTCAAGTGTTACTACATCAACACAATTTATGATACATACAGGGAAATCTGGAGCAGATTATAATTATAAAGAAGTAACTTTAAATTTTCCTGATAAAGCTTTGGTAAGAACTAACATTACACCAGATGTCCATATTTTTGCTGATGTTGCAAAAATTATTGATGGAACAAATAAAATAAAATTATCGGATAATAATATGGGCGGAATGGGAGCAATGATTATGTCAGGTTCGAACTTGGCTCTTATCACTGCTAACTTATCCAACATGTTCACTGTGAACCACGTTCATAACGACTAGATTTAATTAAAAGCTGTTGGCATTTATTTGCTTACAGCTTTTTTATAAATAGAATTAAAATGAAAGCAAAATATTTAGTATTGCTCATTTTGTCCTTATTGTGGAGTTGTTCAAGTGATGATTCTGACGAGTATAAGGATATTCCGATTGATTTTAAAATACCTAGTAATTTCCCGCCATTAGCTTATGATTTGCAAAATAATCCGATAACTGTAAAGGGATTTGAGTTAGGCAAAAAGTTATTTTATGACGGAAGATTATCTTCAGACGGAACAATATCATGTGGATTTTGTCACCAACAACAGTATGCTTTTACACATCATGGACACACGGTTAGTCATGGTGTAAATGGATTGAGCGGGATAAGAAACTCTCCTTCAATTCAAAATTTGGCGTTTCAAAATACATTTATGTTTGATGGCGCAACGGAACATTTGAATTTACAGCCAATTCTCCCGATTACGAATCCTGTGGAAATGAATGGCAATTTTACCCAAATAGTAGCAATGTTAAATTCTGATGCAGAATACAAAAAGCTATTTGGATTGGCTTACCCAGGTAAACCAATCAACACAGAAAACATGCTTAAAGCTATGGCTCAGTTTTTAGTGATGGTAACTTCTTCCAATTCCAGATTTGACAAGTATCGCAGGAATGAATCAGGTGGGTCTTTAACTCAGGAAGAACTTGACGGCTATGCTATTTTTAATCAGAAGTGTGTATCCTGTCATGCCACTGATTTGTTTACCGATAATTCTTTTAGAAATAATGGATTAGCGGTCAATCCACTAGTTAATGATATTGGTCGTTATCGTGTAACTTTACTGGAGCAGGACAAATACAAATTTAAAGTGCCAAGCTTGCGAAATATTGAAAAAACAAAGCCTTACATGCATGATGGTCGTTTTTTTACGCTCGAAGCAGTTTTAGATCATTATTCGTCAGGAGTAGTTAATTCTTCAACGCTTGACCCGAGTTTAAACAATAATGGAAATTTAGGCATTCCAATGTCTACAAGTGAAAAAATTAAGCTCATAGCCTTTTTAAAAACATTAACAGATGATCAATATCTAACCGATAAGCGATTTTCAGAATTTTAAAGAAATGAAAAAATATGTTTTAATATTGCTGATTGTATTTCAATTTACAAATGCGACAGAAAAAGACAGTTTATCAAACACAAACCCCAATCCGTTCAGGAAATATTATGCTTTTCCAGAAAAATTGATGTGTGATGCCTGTGGATGTTCTGCAAGTGGTGGAAGTATGGGATTTGCTTCAATGTTAAATTCCAATTTCGTTGGAGTGCGGTATTTTAATCAAAGCTACAGAAGTACTGACGGCTTATACAGTAATTCACCTTGGTATAAAGAAAATTTTAATACAGTTCAAGTCTGGGCAAGAATACCCATTTTTACAAACTTTCAAATTTCAGCATTAGTTCCTTATCAATCTCATAATCGTGAATCTAAAGCTGGTAACCAAGAAATTAACGGAATTGGAGATATTACTGTGTTAGCTATGTATAGATTATATCAAACACATAAAGACAGTACATTTTTAGTTCATACTTTGCAAGTAGGTGGTGGGATAAAAGCACCAACAGGAAAATTTGACCAAGCCAATGCTGGTAATGTTAACCCAAGTTTTCAGGTAGGAACTGGTAGTTGGGATTATCTTTTGGCAACAGAATACATTATTAAAAGGAAGCAGCTTGGCTTAAATACAATGTTGAACTATACTGTCAAAACTGAAAATGATAAATATTACAGATTTGGTAACCAATTTAATTATTCAAGTACCTTCTTCTATCTTTTTGAAAAAGATGAATTATCAATTGCACCACAGTTAGGTTTTGCAGGTGAGGTTTATGCAAGCAACCGTCAATATTCTGAAATAGTTAGAAATACCTCGGGTGATATTTTGTTTGGAAAATTAGGTTGTGAATTAGGAAAAAATAAACTATCGTTTGGATTTAACACTATGCTTCCGATTAATCAAAATTTAGCTAAAGGTAGAGTTGAAGCTAAATACCGTTGGAGTGTAAATGTAAATTATAGTTTATGAAATCAAATTAATTTTTTAAAAACCACCTTTTCTAGGTGGTTTTTTTAATGAAATTGTAAAAGTTATATGTATTTTTCTATTTAATTTAAAATAGTTATTTAAATTGAAAGAGATGTCGAATTTAAAATCTCATCTTTGATTCGACCATCCACCATCACTAGTTTTCTATCGGCCATGTTTGCTAACTGCTCGTTATGAGTTACTATTACAAATGTTTGACCAAATTCATCACGAAGTTTAAAGAAAAGTTGATGTAAAGTCTCTGCCGTATGTGAATCTAAATTTCCACAAGGTTCATCGGCAAAAATAACTGCGGGTCTGTTTATTAAAGCTCTAGCTACTGCAACTCTTTGCTGTTCACCACCAGAAAGTTCACTGGGTTTATGATGCATTCTTTCTTTAAGACCAAGATAGGTAAGTAGTTTTTCAGCTTCAGCCTCTGTTTCATTTTTAGGTTTATTAGCAATGAAGGCAGGAATACATACGTTTTCTAAAGCAGTAAACTCAGGTAGTAATTGATGAAATTGGAAGATGAATCCTAAATTTTGATTTCTAAATTTAGAAACAGTGGCATCATTCATTTTTAAAATGCTTTCACCGTTAATTTGTATGTCTGATCCCGTTGAAAGTTTTGGAGTGTCTAAAGTGCCTAATAATTGTAGCAATGTAGTTTTTCCAGCACCAGATGCACCAACAATAGAAACAATCTCACCTTTTTTAATATGTAGGTTTACACCTTTTAAAACGTGTAAGTTTTCATAAAATTTGTGAATATTTTTGGCCGTAATCATACTATCTGTTTTCACAAAGAAACAAAGAATTTGTTGAACATCAAATAAAGTTTTGTTAAGTTGTTTTTTTAGGTTTCACTTTTGGTTAAATTTGAGTAAACATTGTAATTATGAAAACATTTGTTGCACTTTTTTTATCACTTTTAAGTTTGAGTTGTGAATCAAAATCGAAACCAATGCCTTCATTAGAAAAACAAGATATGAATTTAGAAAAAGAAAAAGAAATAGCTATTTTTGCAGGAGGGTGCTTTTGGTGTACAGAAGCAGTTTTTTTGCAACTTAAAGGAGTCGAAAGTATAAAACCTGGCTATATAGGAGGGAAAACAAGTAATCCAACCTATAAAGAAGTTTGTTCAGGATATTCAGGTCATGCCGAAGCCGTAAAGATAGTTTTTGATCCTAACCAAATAACCTACGGAGAATTATTAGAAGTATTTTTTGCTACTCACGATCCAACGACAATAAATAGACAAGGAAATGATGTAGGTTCTCAATATAGAAGTGAAATATTTACTACCAATGAAAAACAAAAAACATTGGCTACAGCTTACATTGATCTCTTAAACAAAGAAAATACATTTGGAAAAAAAGTAGTTACAAAAGTAAGCAATGCATCAGAATTTTATGTGGCTGAAGATTATCATCAAAATTATTACAATCAAAACAAGGATCAATCGTATTGTCATTATGTGATAACACCTAAAGTTGAAAAAGTTAAGAAGCAGTTCAAGGATAAATTAAAAAAATAATTGGCACTAGATTTGTTATTATTTTAGTAACTAATTTAAATTTAAGAATGACAAAAGATGTACAAATTGAGGTAAAACAAAAACCTCAAGCAACAATAGGGAAACTTATAATAGGGGTATTGTTTGATGCTATAGGAATGTTATCTTATGCAGTTCCAGTTTTAGCTGAAGCGACAGATATAATTTGGGCGCCTATTGCAGCTTTTTCAATTTCGATGATGTATAAAGGAACAGTGGGTAAGGTAAGTGGTGTAATTGCCTTTATTGAAGAGATAATTCCTGGGCTGGATTTTATACCAACATTTACCATAACATGGTTGTATGAGTATTTTCAAGAAAAGAAAAATAAATAAAAATGATTAATCCCGAGTAATCGGGATTTTTTTATGCTTTAAAAATAAAACCTAAACCAATTGACTTAAGCATTTTTTTAGCAAAAGGAAAAAAGAAACCTGATTGTCCAAATAAATAACCAAATACCATAAGCATAAAAGGGTATAAAGGCAATACAAGTACTAACAGAATTATATAGTAAGGAATCCAGTGTAAATTATTTTTTGTAAGCCCTAAAAGACCCATTAAATAGTCTGATATTTTTGCAGACAATGAACCATTAATGGCAAAAACAATAAAAATTACGACCAATTGCCAGTTTGATGTAATT contains:
- a CDS encoding MbnP family protein; its protein translation is MKFQLKNIVAVMAMALAFVSCSNDDENPANNITGTGKLDVEYDNVFGSADLILNSQANVTSQGETLNVSDVKYIISNIVLTKEDGSTFVYPKAQGYFIVSEANEASRVLKLENIPAGNYTKIKFGIGVDEAQYNAGQTVQGDFFAYAQDEDMAWSWSAGYKHLLFEGMFTSSSVTTSTQFMIHTGKSGADYNYKEVTLNFPDKALVRTNITPDVHIFADVAKIIDGTNKIKLSDNNMGGMGAMIMSGSNLALITANLSNMFTVNHVHND
- a CDS encoding cytochrome-c peroxidase; translated protein: MKAKYLVLLILSLLWSCSSDDSDEYKDIPIDFKIPSNFPPLAYDLQNNPITVKGFELGKKLFYDGRLSSDGTISCGFCHQQQYAFTHHGHTVSHGVNGLSGIRNSPSIQNLAFQNTFMFDGATEHLNLQPILPITNPVEMNGNFTQIVAMLNSDAEYKKLFGLAYPGKPINTENMLKAMAQFLVMVTSSNSRFDKYRRNESGGSLTQEELDGYAIFNQKCVSCHATDLFTDNSFRNNGLAVNPLVNDIGRYRVTLLEQDKYKFKVPSLRNIEKTKPYMHDGRFFTLEAVLDHYSSGVVNSSTLDPSLNNNGNLGIPMSTSEKIKLIAFLKTLTDDQYLTDKRFSEF
- a CDS encoding transporter — encoded protein: MKKYVLILLIVFQFTNATEKDSLSNTNPNPFRKYYAFPEKLMCDACGCSASGGSMGFASMLNSNFVGVRYFNQSYRSTDGLYSNSPWYKENFNTVQVWARIPIFTNFQISALVPYQSHNRESKAGNQEINGIGDITVLAMYRLYQTHKDSTFLVHTLQVGGGIKAPTGKFDQANAGNVNPSFQVGTGSWDYLLATEYIIKRKQLGLNTMLNYTVKTENDKYYRFGNQFNYSSTFFYLFEKDELSIAPQLGFAGEVYASNRQYSEIVRNTSGDILFGKLGCELGKNKLSFGFNTMLPINQNLAKGRVEAKYRWSVNVNYSL
- a CDS encoding ABC transporter ATP-binding protein, coding for MITAKNIHKFYENLHVLKGVNLHIKKGEIVSIVGASGAGKTTLLQLLGTLDTPKLSTGSDIQINGESILKMNDATVSKFRNQNLGFIFQFHQLLPEFTALENVCIPAFIANKPKNETEAEAEKLLTYLGLKERMHHKPSELSGGEQQRVAVARALINRPAVIFADEPCGNLDSHTAETLHQLFFKLRDEFGQTFVIVTHNEQLANMADRKLVMVDGRIKDEILNSTSLSI
- the msrA gene encoding peptide-methionine (S)-S-oxide reductase MsrA yields the protein MPSLEKQDMNLEKEKEIAIFAGGCFWCTEAVFLQLKGVESIKPGYIGGKTSNPTYKEVCSGYSGHAEAVKIVFDPNQITYGELLEVFFATHDPTTINRQGNDVGSQYRSEIFTTNEKQKTLATAYIDLLNKENTFGKKVVTKVSNASEFYVAEDYHQNYYNQNKDQSYCHYVITPKVEKVKKQFKDKLKK
- a CDS encoding DUF6787 family protein, yielding MNKLKQRWGITSNWQLVVIFIVFAINGSLSAKISDYLMGLLGLTKNNLHWIPYYIILLVLVLPLYPFMLMVFGYLFGQSGFFFPFAKKMLKSIGLGFIFKA